One genomic region from Cataglyphis hispanica isolate Lineage 1 chromosome 11, ULB_Chis1_1.0, whole genome shotgun sequence encodes:
- the LOC126852975 gene encoding transcription initiation factor TFIID subunit 3-like isoform X6, producing the protein MSGEYSRSVLKIVVAQICQMIGWHSINSTPLEFMVDLMQEYMLRISKLTHQYAEVLGRTEPNLDDLGLTFQHMNIDIQELAEYVKNVDSVPCSVQIPKYPVRRENHLNFLKPGSREVVTRSVHIHEHLPAMYPDTEEEYVPDKNESLMNGTADLTSSSATSSSNSNNTSPHRMSPQVVFKRPGDPISFESSIPKRTKILEEGRPLREISSVMMTTSGFLSPAREGKLPEARTPHQVRSDSPQPSSYPMVPPELKCEKKPKKIVKKGPENRKLDKENKKKKGAKELFKPDKMDESKIKKLVGMKELAKLKPLKPGGGKAQSTMLQELTASRPSTPKIASPKLAVGSSKPSKVAQPKLKSEKTIDLIDDSPTVEKKEDTIDKLPSEPDKQKLNIFKKISKPREEKDKDKEISELHKYKDTLDSRENSPELIIDVDNMEKHMHRNDVDAKGGREEKRTPHTPDVHVQSDVDLADVQSSESDVYIFDDADISPPGTPSTPKTPELNVPTVPEQKRKKKEKSGKKKEPKLKSPKQCVSPKKTKLLNDAAELDIPDRPKTPQAPEPPLHREPPTLPPTLPFPFFPTFPSAPGLIPHPMFTRFPLPLGRGGPGPHPAMPNLPLPPRFLNPSIKPEDFALPKIKPVEREKLLIPSPVELTSSSIQGENEKADKEKVDNKLTKMFKPNKELSFMKVPEKVPPVGASPPIVSAPVAPITLATPVSVAQILPSKNSKTEKTDKNDMVNSKSKEHKKEKKDKLKKKKDKKEKHKDKGEKVKEKKEKVEKREKLEKLKEKKEKKDKKKEKNLNKKNMKEDKNPEAVPKITLKLGTASPRPTTPDNTPMKKITIKPLVKKSDEEVKREPSPELAKISALVTRPPKQKSTSKKTEEGILDGSPALPTDSFSANLTSVPLASIPRAKKSNFQSLSQSEPIPSSQFDNPPKVLKPLISPQQPPYYFR; encoded by the exons ATGTCAGGTGAATACAGTCGaagtgttttaaaaatagttgTTGCCCAGATCTGTCAGATGATAGGGTGGCATTCCATTAATTCTACGCCGTTAGAATTTATGGTAGATCTTATGCAAGAGTATATGTTACGTATCTCAAAGCTGACACATCAATATGCAGAAGTTT TGGGAAGGACAGAGCCAAATCTTGATGATTTAGGACTAACATTTCAGCATATGAATATTGATATACAAGAATTAGCCGAGTATGTTAAAAATGTAGATTCTGTTCCATGTTCTGTACAGATACCAAAATATCCAGTTCGGCgtgaaaatcatttaaattttttaaaaccggGCAGTCGTGAAGTTGTCACTAGATCGGTGCATATACATGAACATTTACCAGCTATGTATCCAGATACCGAAG agGAATATGTACCAGATAAGAATGAAAGTTTAATGAATGGTACGGCAGATCTGACATCTAGCAGTGCGACATCATCAAGCAATTCGAATAACACATCACCTCATAGAATGTCACCGCAAGTAGTTTTCAAACGACCCGGCGATCCGATATCTTTCGAAAGTTCCATACCGAAGCGGACAAAAATTTTGGAGGAAGGTAGACCATTACGTGAAATAAGCAGCGTTATGATGACCACTTCCGGTTTTTTATCACCTGCGCGAGAAGGAAAATTACCTGAGGCAAGAACGCCGCATCAAGTGCGATCGGATTCGCCACAACCGAGTTCTTATCCGATGGTACCACCTGAATTGAAATGCGAAAAGAAACCGAAGAAGATTGTAAAGAAAGGGCCAGAGAATCGTAAGCTCGACAAAGAAAACAAGAAGAAGAAAGGCgcgaaagaattatttaagccGGATAAGATGGATGaaagtaagataaaaaaattggtcGGGATGAAGGAATTGGCCAAATTAAAGCCATTAAAGCCAGGTGGTGGTAAAGCACAATCTACTATGCTACAAGAACTTACGGCCAGTAGACCGTCCACACCGAAAATTGCGTCACCAAAGTTAGCCGTTGGTAGTTCGAAACCATCGAAAGTTGCGCAGCCGAAACTAAAGAGCGAGAAGACGATAGATTTGATAGATGATTCTCCTACTGttgaaaagaaagaggatACCATTGATAAATTACCGTCGGAACCGGataaacagaaattaaatatatttaagaagatATCGAAACCGCgtgaagaaaaagataaggaCAAAGAGATATCGGAACTGCATAAGTATAAAGATACTCTTGATTCGCGCGAGAACTCGCCAGAGTTAATAATAGATGTTGACAATATGGAAAAGCATATGCATCGTAACGATGTGGATGCGAAAGGAGGACGTGAAGAGAAAAGAACACCGCATACGCCGGATGTGCATGTGCAATCGGACGTTGATTTAGCAGATGTACAGAGTTCGGAGTCAGACGTTTATATATTCGACGATGCCGACATCTCACCGCCAGGTACGCCTAGCACGCCGAAAACTCCGGAATTGAATGTACCCACTGTACCAGAGCAAAagcgaaagaagaaagagaaaagtggCAAAAAGAAAGAACCTAAATTGAAGAGTCCAAAACAATGTGTCAGCCCAAAGAAG ACAAAGCTTCTGAATGATGCAGCAGAATTGGACATACCAGATCGACCAAAAACACCGCAGGCACCTGAGCCACCGTTACACAGAGAGCCACCTACTCTTCCGCCTACACTTCCGTTCCCCTTTTTCCCTACGTTTCCTTCGGCACCTGGTTTAATACCTCATCCAATGTTCACGCGATTTCCACTACCGTTGGGACGAGGTGGACCAGGTCCTCATCCTGCAATGCCCAATTTACCACTACCACCGCGCTTTCTCAATCCATCTATAAAGCCTGAGGACTTTGCATTGCCAAAAATTAAGCCGGTAGAACGTGAAAAGTTACTAATTCCCTCACCAGTCGAGTTAACATCTTCATCGATTCAAGGCGAAAATGAAAAAGCAGACAAAGAGAAGGTGGATAATAAACTTACGAAAATGTTTAAGCCAAATAAAGAATTGTCTTTCATGAAAGTACCTGAAAAGGTACCGCCTGTAGGCGCTTCACCGCCTATAGTGTCTGCACCTGTCGCACCGATCACGCTTGCTACACCAGTATCAGTTGCGCAAATATTACCatcgaaaaattctaaaacTGAAAAAACAGACAAGAATGATATGGTAAATTCG AAGTCTAaagaacataaaaaagaaaagaaagataaattaaagaaaaagaaggataaaaaagagaaacacaAAGATAAAGGCGAAAAAGTGaaggaaaagaaggaaaaggtTGAGAAACGCGAGAAGCTAGAAAAActtaaagaaaagaaggagaagaaagataaaaagaaggaaaagaatttaaataaaaaaaatatg AAAGAGGATAAAAATCCAGAAGCTGTtccaaaaataacattaaaattaggTACTGCTTCTCCTAGACCAACTACACCAGATAATACCCCTATGAAGAAAAT AACTATTAAACCACTTGTGAAGAAATCTGATGAAGAGGTCAAGCGGGAACCTAGTCCAGAATTAGCGAAAATATCGGCATTGGTAACACGACCGCCAAAGCAGAAGTCAACAAGTAAGAAAACAGAGGAGGGAATATTAGATGGAAGTCCTGCTCTTCCTACAGACTCTTTCTCTGCTAATCTTACTAGCGTGCCACTTGCATCAATTCCTCGAGCAAAGAAATCTAATTTCCAAAGTCTATCTCAAAGTGAGCCAATACCTTCATCTCAATTTGACAATCCTCCTAAAGTCCTGAAACCTCTAATATCGCCACAACAACCACCGTATTATTTT AGGTGA